One window of Streptococcus suis genomic DNA carries:
- a CDS encoding Veg family protein: protein MSDAFTDVAKMKQIKQDIKDHEGQIVELTLENGRKREKNKQGRIIEVYQSLFIVEYEDPNNTFVESYTYSDILTEKILIHYLD from the coding sequence ATGAGTGATGCATTTACAGATGTTGCCAAGATGAAGCAAATCAAACAGGATATTAAGGACCATGAAGGACAAATTGTGGAATTGACCCTGGAGAATGGGCGTAAGCGTGAAAAAAACAAGCAAGGTCGGATTATCGAGGTCTATCAGTCACTCTTTATTGTGGAGTATGAGGATCCCAACAATACCTTTGTGGAATCTTATACCTACTCAGACATCTTGACGGAGAAGATTTTGATTCATTATTTGGATTAA
- the rpsD gene encoding 30S ribosomal protein S4, with the protein MSRYTGPSWKQARRLGLSLTGTGKELARRNYVPGQHGPNNRSKLSEYGLQLAEKQKLRFSYGLGEKQFRNLFVQATKIKQGTLGFNFMLLLERRLDNVVYRLGLATTRRQARQFVNHGHILVDGKRVDIPSYRVEVGQVISVREKSIKVPAILEAVEATLGRPAFVSFDAEKLEGSLTRLPERDEINPEINEALVVEFYNKML; encoded by the coding sequence ATGTCACGTTATACAGGACCATCTTGGAAACAAGCTCGTCGTCTTGGCTTGTCATTGACAGGTACAGGTAAAGAATTGGCACGTCGTAACTACGTACCAGGTCAACACGGACCAAACAACCGATCTAAATTGTCAGAATACGGTTTGCAATTGGCTGAGAAACAAAAATTGCGTTTCTCTTACGGTTTGGGTGAAAAACAATTCCGTAACTTGTTCGTACAAGCAACTAAAATCAAACAAGGTACTCTTGGTTTCAACTTCATGCTTCTTTTGGAGCGTCGTTTGGACAACGTTGTGTACCGTCTTGGTTTGGCAACTACTCGTCGTCAAGCACGTCAATTCGTAAACCACGGTCACATCCTTGTTGACGGCAAACGCGTTGACATCCCTTCATACCGCGTTGAAGTTGGTCAAGTAATCTCAGTTCGTGAGAAGTCAATCAAAGTTCCAGCTATCCTTGAGGCTGTTGAAGCAACTCTTGGCCGTCCAGCTTTCGTATCATTCGATGCTGAAAAATTGGAAGGTTCATTGACTCGCTTGCCAGAGCGCGATGAAATCAACCCAGAAATCAACGAAGCACTTGTCGTAGAATTCTACAACAAAATGCTCTAA
- a CDS encoding metallophosphoesterase has protein sequence MKKKVIPIVLLLSLILVWRLSFHQSVAAYPSVTLTKEDQIWIISDLHYLSPTLFDSGEAFSYIEKTAAGKELRYGKERMDALLEQVKRDKPKHLLVSGDLTLNGEKQSMLELAEYFGKMEKAGTQVQVIPGNHDIASGWARAFKGDQQEVVAQVSHKDFAEIFADFGYNQAANRDAHSLSYLSKVSSNLWFIMLDSNIYSDGMGKGGPKTNGRIKKETLDWMEEQLQAAEEAGVQALPVVHHNVLRQHHMLSKGYTLDNAIDVKRLLDRYGVQFGFSGHTHAQNIVSEDLGKTTYTEVVNGAFSVYPAVIGQVTVDKSGLDYQKGQLDTAFWAKNAQPTNPDLRELTAHMQSVFDNSSDIMVHRMMHDEGWYSTEVAESISRFMVPVNRAYFSGEKIDQNWLAKDVYSSQAYKELSKVNPKSFLYDYAEHIFLRSQERDVEKVFMEMKP, from the coding sequence ATGAAGAAAAAAGTTATCCCAATTGTTTTATTGCTTAGCCTGATTTTGGTTTGGCGTCTTTCTTTTCATCAATCGGTCGCTGCCTATCCAAGCGTTACCTTGACCAAGGAGGATCAAATTTGGATTATCAGTGATCTCCATTATCTGTCACCAACTTTATTTGATTCAGGAGAGGCTTTCTCCTATATCGAAAAGACGGCTGCTGGTAAGGAGCTCCGCTATGGAAAAGAGCGGATGGATGCTCTTTTGGAGCAGGTCAAACGGGATAAGCCCAAGCATTTGCTGGTCAGTGGAGATTTGACCCTCAATGGTGAAAAGCAGAGCATGCTGGAGTTGGCGGAGTATTTTGGGAAGATGGAGAAAGCTGGTACCCAGGTGCAGGTGATACCCGGAAATCATGATATAGCCAGTGGCTGGGCGCGCGCCTTTAAGGGAGACCAGCAGGAAGTGGTTGCTCAGGTTTCCCATAAGGATTTTGCGGAGATTTTTGCAGATTTTGGTTATAATCAAGCGGCCAATCGCGATGCCCATTCTCTTAGTTATTTGAGCAAGGTTTCTTCTAATCTGTGGTTTATCATGTTGGATTCCAATATCTACAGCGATGGGATGGGAAAAGGAGGTCCAAAGACCAATGGTCGGATTAAGAAGGAGACGCTAGACTGGATGGAGGAGCAGTTGCAGGCGGCTGAAGAGGCTGGTGTGCAGGCCCTTCCAGTTGTTCACCACAATGTCCTTCGGCAGCACCACATGCTGTCCAAAGGCTATACTCTGGATAATGCGATAGATGTCAAGCGGCTATTGGATCGCTATGGGGTTCAATTTGGTTTTTCTGGCCATACGCATGCCCAGAACATTGTTTCAGAGGACCTTGGAAAGACCACTTATACTGAGGTGGTGAACGGAGCCTTTTCAGTCTATCCTGCTGTAATAGGTCAGGTGACTGTGGATAAGTCTGGCTTAGATTATCAAAAAGGGCAATTGGATACGGCTTTTTGGGCAAAAAATGCTCAGCCTACAAATCCAGATTTGCGTGAATTAACAGCTCATATGCAGTCTGTTTTTGACAATAGTAGCGACATTATGGTCCACCGGATGATGCACGATGAGGGTTGGTACTCTACGGAGGTTGCGGAGAGCATTTCTCGGTTTATGGTACCAGTCAATCGCGCTTACTTTTCTGGTGAAAAGATTGACCAGAATTGGTTGGCAAAGGATGTTTATTCTAGCCAGGCTTATAAGGAGCTAAGCAAGGTCAATCCTAAGAGTTTCCTTTATGATTATGCCGAACATATCTTTTTACGAAGTCAAGAAAGGGATGTGGAGAAGGTTTTTATGGAAATGAAACCCTAG
- a CDS encoding flavocytochrome c → MKKNLWLRIVFAFLAALFLVACGGKAENSATSTTSSTTTSSSKEEAVSGASVKEYTDPSELKDSYDVIVVGSGGAGMSAAISAKDAGASVVLLEKMPVIGGNTAKSSAGMNASQTKFQEAEGIADTNDKFYEETLKGGKGTNDPELLRYLVDNSASAIDWLDGLGITLSNLTTTGGMSEKRTHRPADGSAVGGYLVNGLYHNLVEREVPIFVNADVTKLQDKDGAVTGVEVEIAGETKKISAKAVVLATGGFGADLEMVAKLNPALEGYVTTNQEGSTGDGIALAESKGAATVDMEQIQIHPTVEQETSYLITEAVRGEGAILVDANGDRFVNELETRDKVSAAINALDPNHAYVIFDDALKERVKAIAQYEEKGLVKTGATLADLAKEIGVPADKLQATLDVWNKAVADKNDAAFGRTSGMDNALNTGSYHAIKVAPGVHHTMGGVKINTNAEVLKTDGSAITGLYAAGEVTGGVHGQNRIGGNAVADIIVFGRQAGMKAAEFAK, encoded by the coding sequence ATGAAGAAAAACCTATGGTTACGTATTGTTTTTGCTTTTCTTGCAGCTCTATTTTTGGTTGCTTGCGGTGGTAAAGCAGAGAATTCAGCTACGTCAACGACGTCTAGTACAACAACTTCATCTTCTAAAGAAGAAGCCGTTTCTGGTGCATCCGTGAAGGAATACACGGATCCATCCGAATTGAAAGACAGCTATGATGTAATCGTCGTGGGTTCTGGTGGAGCAGGGATGTCTGCTGCAATTTCAGCAAAAGATGCAGGTGCTAGCGTAGTATTATTAGAAAAAATGCCAGTTATTGGTGGTAATACTGCTAAATCATCAGCCGGCATGAATGCTTCTCAAACCAAATTCCAGGAAGCAGAAGGAATTGCTGATACAAATGATAAATTCTATGAAGAAACTTTGAAGGGTGGTAAGGGAACAAACGATCCCGAATTGCTTCGTTATCTTGTCGACAATTCAGCTAGTGCAATTGACTGGTTGGATGGGTTGGGTATTACTCTTAGTAACTTGACTACTACAGGTGGTATGAGTGAAAAACGTACACACCGTCCAGCAGATGGTTCAGCTGTTGGTGGCTACTTGGTAAATGGTCTTTACCACAATCTTGTTGAACGTGAAGTACCAATTTTTGTTAATGCAGATGTTACAAAACTCCAAGATAAAGACGGGGCTGTAACAGGTGTTGAAGTTGAGATTGCTGGTGAAACCAAGAAAATTTCAGCTAAGGCAGTGGTATTAGCTACAGGTGGTTTTGGCGCGGATTTAGAGATGGTTGCCAAATTAAATCCAGCATTGGAGGGGTACGTGACGACCAACCAAGAAGGTTCAACTGGTGATGGTATTGCTCTTGCGGAATCAAAAGGTGCAGCAACAGTTGATATGGAACAAATCCAAATTCACCCAACTGTTGAGCAAGAAACTTCTTACTTGATTACGGAAGCTGTTCGTGGGGAAGGTGCTATTCTTGTCGATGCAAATGGTGATCGCTTCGTTAATGAATTGGAAACTCGAGATAAAGTTTCAGCGGCCATCAATGCCTTGGATCCAAACCATGCCTATGTCATTTTTGACGACGCTTTAAAAGAACGTGTGAAGGCAATTGCACAGTATGAAGAGAAAGGCCTTGTGAAAACTGGTGCTACTCTAGCAGACTTAGCTAAGGAAATTGGTGTTCCGGCTGATAAACTACAAGCTACACTTGATGTGTGGAATAAGGCTGTAGCTGATAAAAATGATGCAGCGTTTGGTCGTACATCTGGTATGGACAATGCTTTGAATACAGGTTCTTATCATGCAATTAAAGTAGCACCTGGCGTTCACCATACAATGGGTGGTGTGAAAATTAATACAAACGCGGAAGTATTGAAGACAGATGGTTCAGCGATTACAGGACTCTATGCTGCTGGAGAAGTTACTGGTGGTGTTCACGGCCAAAACCGTATTGGTGGTAATGCGGTGGCGGACATTATCGTATTTGGCCGTCAGGCAGGTATGAAGGCAGCAGAGTTTGCAAAATAA
- a CDS encoding YitT family protein, producing the protein MNKFFRKQRVLFLRKARKNKFWSVISGISREKYAERISGSIIYGLLSSIAVNFFFRPGNVYSSGVTGLAQIVSALVASYAGWNVPIAVVYYGLNIPLLILAWYKIGYKFTIFTFITVSFSSFFIQFMPPVTLTTDPLVNAIFGGLMLGTGIGFALRNNVSSGGTDIVSIIIRKKTGRQVGSISLIVNIMIMLIAGMTFGWKYALYSMIALFISSRMTDAIFVKQKRMQAMIITNHPERVIKKIHKKLNRGVTIINGAEGAYNHEQKTVLITIITRAEFSEFKQIMKKADSQAFVSVADNVNIIGRFVESD; encoded by the coding sequence ATGAATAAATTTTTCAGAAAACAGCGTGTTCTTTTCTTAAGAAAGGCCAGAAAGAATAAATTTTGGTCAGTTATTTCGGGGATTTCTCGAGAAAAATATGCAGAACGGATATCGGGGTCCATTATTTATGGACTCCTATCTAGTATTGCGGTGAATTTTTTCTTTCGACCAGGGAATGTCTATTCGTCTGGAGTTACTGGTCTTGCACAGATTGTTTCTGCTCTGGTAGCTTCTTACGCTGGTTGGAATGTACCGATTGCGGTGGTCTATTACGGTCTGAACATCCCCTTGCTTATCTTAGCTTGGTATAAAATTGGTTATAAATTTACTATCTTTACCTTTATTACGGTATCCTTCAGTTCTTTCTTTATCCAATTTATGCCGCCAGTTACCCTGACGACGGATCCATTAGTAAATGCTATTTTTGGTGGTCTCATGCTGGGAACTGGGATTGGCTTTGCCCTTAGGAACAATGTATCCAGCGGTGGTACTGATATTGTCTCTATTATTATTCGCAAGAAGACGGGACGACAAGTTGGCTCCATTTCCTTGATTGTCAACATTATGATTATGTTGATTGCAGGGATGACCTTTGGATGGAAATATGCCCTGTATTCAATGATTGCGCTGTTTATCTCCAGTCGGATGACCGATGCGATTTTCGTGAAACAAAAACGGATGCAGGCCATGATTATTACCAATCATCCCGAACGAGTCATCAAGAAAATCCATAAGAAGCTCAATCGCGGTGTGACTATCATCAATGGTGCGGAGGGTGCCTACAATCATGAGCAAAAAACGGTATTGATTACTATTATCACACGTGCGGAGTTTAGTGAATTTAAGCAAATTATGAAAAAGGCAGATTCTCAGGCTTTTGTATCCGTAGCGGATAATGTCAATATAATTGGTCGGTTTGTGGAAAGTGACTAA
- the aspS gene encoding aspartate--tRNA ligase — MKRSMYAGRVRKEHVGQEITLKGWVGRRRDLGGLIFIDLRDREGIMQLVINPESVDAELMAKAEGLRSEFVIEVTGTVVEREQANDNIPTGAVELQVSGLTVLNTAKTTPFEIKDGIEASDDTRLRYRYLDLRRPEMLNNFKLRAAVTHSIRNYLDELEFIDVETPMLTKSTPEGARDYLVPSRVSKGHFYALPQSPQITKQLLMNAGFDRYYQIVKCFRDEDLRGDRQPEFTQVDLETSFLNEVEIQDVVEGLIAKVLKDTKGIDVTLPFPRMSYDHAMNFYGSDKPDTRFEMLLQDLTEVVKEVDFKVFSEAPVVKAIVVKGVADSYSRKDIDKLTEYAKQFGAKGLAWVKVDKGELTGPVAKFLTDITANLTASLQLEDKDLVLFVADELEVANNTLGALRNRLAKEQGLIDESKFNFLWIVDWPMFEWSEEEGRYMSAHHPFTLPTEETAHHLDGDLAQVRAVAYDIVLNGYELGGGSLRINQKDMQERMFKALGFSAEDAHEQFGFLLEAMDYGFPPHGGLAIGLDRFVMLLAGEDNIREVIAFPKNNKASDPMTQAPSTVASAQLEELALDITLENE; from the coding sequence ATGAAACGTTCTATGTATGCAGGACGTGTTCGAAAGGAACATGTCGGACAGGAAATTACTTTGAAAGGTTGGGTTGGCCGCCGTCGTGACTTGGGTGGCTTGATTTTCATTGACTTACGTGACCGTGAAGGTATTATGCAATTGGTGATTAATCCTGAGTCAGTTGATGCGGAATTGATGGCAAAAGCAGAGGGACTTCGCTCTGAATTTGTTATTGAGGTGACAGGAACAGTTGTGGAGCGTGAGCAAGCTAATGACAATATCCCAACAGGAGCTGTTGAACTACAAGTATCCGGTTTGACAGTGTTGAACACGGCCAAGACGACTCCATTTGAAATCAAGGACGGGATTGAAGCTAGTGATGATACCCGCCTTCGTTACCGTTATTTAGATCTTCGTCGTCCAGAAATGCTCAACAACTTCAAATTGCGTGCAGCCGTAACCCACAGCATTCGTAACTACCTAGACGAGCTTGAATTTATCGATGTGGAAACACCAATGTTGACCAAATCAACGCCAGAAGGTGCGCGTGACTACTTGGTGCCATCTCGTGTATCAAAAGGTCATTTCTATGCCCTTCCGCAAAGTCCGCAGATTACTAAGCAGCTCTTGATGAATGCAGGTTTTGACCGCTACTACCAAATCGTTAAGTGTTTCCGTGATGAAGACTTGCGTGGGGACCGTCAACCTGAGTTTACACAGGTTGATTTGGAAACCTCATTCTTGAATGAAGTTGAGATCCAAGACGTAGTAGAGGGTTTGATTGCCAAGGTCTTGAAAGATACCAAAGGAATCGATGTGACCTTGCCCTTCCCACGTATGTCCTATGACCATGCGATGAACTTCTATGGTTCTGACAAACCAGATACTCGTTTTGAGATGCTTTTGCAAGACTTGACAGAGGTTGTCAAGGAAGTTGACTTCAAAGTCTTCTCAGAAGCACCAGTTGTCAAAGCCATTGTGGTCAAGGGTGTGGCGGATAGCTACTCACGTAAAGACATTGATAAATTAACAGAATACGCTAAACAATTTGGTGCCAAAGGTCTTGCTTGGGTTAAAGTAGACAAGGGAGAATTAACGGGCCCAGTTGCTAAGTTCTTGACAGACATTACAGCAAACTTGACAGCAAGTTTACAACTTGAAGACAAGGACCTAGTTCTGTTTGTGGCAGATGAATTGGAAGTTGCCAACAATACCTTGGGTGCCTTGCGTAATCGCTTGGCTAAAGAGCAGGGATTGATTGACGAAAGCAAGTTCAACTTCCTCTGGATTGTGGATTGGCCAATGTTTGAGTGGTCTGAAGAAGAAGGTCGCTACATGAGTGCCCACCACCCATTCACCTTGCCTACAGAAGAAACGGCTCATCATTTGGATGGTGATTTGGCACAGGTGCGTGCAGTTGCCTACGATATTGTCTTGAATGGTTATGAGTTGGGTGGCGGTAGCCTTCGTATCAACCAAAAAGACATGCAAGAACGGATGTTCAAGGCTCTTGGTTTCTCAGCTGAGGATGCCCATGAGCAGTTTGGTTTCTTGCTCGAAGCTATGGACTACGGTTTCCCACCACACGGTGGCTTGGCTATCGGTTTGGACCGTTTTGTCATGCTCTTGGCAGGTGAGGACAATATCCGTGAAGTAATTGCCTTTCCGAAGAATAACAAGGCATCTGATCCGATGACACAGGCACCAAGTACGGTTGCATCAGCTCAATTAGAGGAATTGGCTTTAGATATTACACTTGAAAATGAATAA
- a CDS encoding GNAT family N-acetyltransferase, whose amino-acid sequence MNWEIKAFDQLSLQELYSILTLRTDVFVVEQACPYPEVDGKDPNCLHLLGTDEGDLVAYLRILPAGLSYDEVSIGRVVIKPSHRGKGLGRPMMEQAIAYITTEWKESQIKIGAQAYLEKFYQSLGFEPVSEVYLEDDIPHLDMVYSKPVG is encoded by the coding sequence ATGAATTGGGAAATCAAGGCCTTTGACCAATTAAGTTTACAGGAGCTTTACAGCATCTTGACACTGCGAACGGATGTCTTTGTTGTAGAACAAGCTTGTCCCTATCCTGAAGTTGATGGAAAGGATCCAAACTGTCTTCATCTTTTGGGAACTGATGAAGGAGATTTAGTAGCTTACTTGAGAATCTTGCCGGCTGGTCTAAGTTATGATGAAGTTTCCATCGGTCGTGTGGTCATCAAGCCAAGCCATCGTGGTAAAGGATTGGGTCGGCCTATGATGGAGCAAGCTATCGCTTACATTACAACCGAGTGGAAGGAAAGTCAGATTAAAATCGGGGCCCAAGCCTACCTAGAAAAATTCTATCAATCCCTTGGTTTTGAACCAGTTTCAGAAGTCTATCTAGAGGACGATATTCCGCATTTGGATATGGTATATAGTAAACCAGTCGGTTAG
- the nrdI gene encoding class Ib ribonucleoside-diphosphate reductase assembly flavoprotein NrdI → MKPTVYLVYISLSGNTESFVKRLKDFFQFQTDWQVETVHVKDLVKQDIPFYQLDAPFVAFLPTYLEGGNGVDNGDVEILTNPLGDFIAFGDNAELCLGVVGSGNRNFNNQYCLTAKQYAERFGFPVIDTFELRGMQNDIERIGRKIIDLM, encoded by the coding sequence ATGAAACCAACCGTTTACCTAGTTTATATTAGCCTGAGTGGCAATACAGAGAGTTTTGTCAAACGCCTGAAAGACTTTTTCCAGTTCCAGACCGACTGGCAGGTGGAGACTGTTCATGTCAAAGACCTGGTCAAGCAGGACATTCCCTTTTACCAGCTGGATGCTCCTTTTGTCGCCTTTCTTCCTACTTATCTGGAGGGCGGAAATGGAGTTGATAACGGAGATGTGGAGATTTTGACCAATCCTCTGGGCGATTTTATCGCTTTTGGGGACAATGCAGAGCTCTGTCTGGGTGTGGTTGGTTCAGGCAATCGCAATTTCAACAACCAATATTGCTTGACTGCCAAGCAATACGCCGAGCGCTTTGGATTCCCTGTTATTGATACCTTTGAACTTCGAGGTATGCAGAATGATATTGAGAGAATTGGTCGGAAAATCATAGACTTAATGTAA
- a CDS encoding thioredoxin family protein, whose amino-acid sequence MVRKFIGIVLVILGLTSIIYFVKSTSQPVNAASEYAEAVKSYQELSIDQVENKLANKDSFFLYVGRESCQYCRAFVPKLSQTVEQTQQTVYYLDSEEDPTGQLEQFLKASGIETVPSLLYIEGGKAVSILQKGSQATIEEIEQFFAQFDK is encoded by the coding sequence ATGGTACGAAAATTCATTGGCATTGTACTAGTCATTCTCGGTCTGACATCAATCATTTACTTTGTCAAGTCAACAAGTCAACCTGTTAATGCTGCGTCTGAATATGCGGAAGCTGTTAAGTCTTATCAAGAACTAAGTATTGACCAAGTAGAGAATAAATTAGCAAACAAGGATTCATTTTTCTTGTATGTTGGTCGGGAATCTTGTCAATATTGTAGAGCCTTTGTTCCCAAATTGAGTCAAACAGTTGAACAAACACAACAAACTGTCTATTATTTGGATAGTGAAGAAGATCCAACTGGTCAATTAGAGCAGTTTCTAAAGGCAAGTGGTATCGAAACGGTTCCAAGCTTGTTATATATTGAAGGAGGAAAAGCAGTTTCCATACTTCAAAAAGGTAGTCAGGCTACAATAGAAGAAATTGAGCAATTTTTTGCACAATTCGACAAATAA
- a CDS encoding aldo/keto reductase, with protein MQELGQTGLQVSRIALGCMRMVALSDQEASRVLETSLEERINFFDHADIYGGGQSEIRFASAMKELGIRREDIILQSKCGIRKGYFDFSKDYILQSVDGILERLDTDYLDVLCLHRPDALMEAEEVAEAFYLLEKAGKVRHFGVSNQNIYQMELLQSYLDKPLAVNQLQLSPAHTPLIDAGLHVNMKDDVATMRDGGLIDYCQLKKVTIQAWSPFLIDLQKGIFANHPDYTELNRTLEEIAERYHVSHETIVVAWILRHPATIQTIVGSMNPDRLKKIAQASQLILTRPEWYDIYKSAGNFLP; from the coding sequence ATGCAAGAATTAGGACAAACAGGTTTACAGGTATCACGGATTGCCTTGGGCTGTATGCGCATGGTAGCCCTGTCAGATCAGGAAGCTAGTCGGGTCTTAGAGACCAGTCTGGAAGAGAGAATAAACTTTTTCGATCACGCCGATATTTATGGTGGCGGTCAATCGGAAATCCGCTTTGCCTCTGCCATGAAGGAGCTGGGTATCAGGCGCGAGGACATCATTCTCCAGTCCAAATGCGGTATCCGCAAGGGCTATTTTGATTTTTCAAAAGACTATATTTTGCAGTCGGTTGATGGGATTTTAGAGCGCTTGGATACGGACTATCTGGATGTGCTATGTTTGCACCGACCGGATGCTTTGATGGAGGCAGAGGAGGTAGCTGAAGCCTTCTATTTGCTAGAAAAAGCCGGTAAGGTTCGCCATTTTGGCGTCAGCAACCAGAATATTTACCAGATGGAACTTCTCCAGTCCTATTTGGATAAGCCCTTGGCTGTGAATCAACTCCAGTTGTCGCCTGCCCACACGCCTCTGATTGATGCGGGTCTCCATGTCAATATGAAAGATGATGTGGCTACGATGCGGGATGGTGGACTGATTGATTATTGCCAGCTCAAAAAAGTCACTATTCAGGCTTGGTCACCCTTCTTGATTGACCTACAAAAGGGGATTTTTGCTAACCATCCAGACTATACAGAGCTCAATCGCACCCTTGAGGAAATAGCAGAGCGGTACCATGTTTCACATGAAACCATTGTTGTTGCCTGGATATTACGCCATCCAGCTACCATTCAAACCATAGTTGGCTCTATGAATCCAGACCGCCTGAAAAAGATTGCCCAGGCTAGCCAGCTTATCCTAACTCGACCAGAATGGTACGATATTTACAAGAGTGCAGGCAATTTCTTGCCTTAG